From Caulobacter segnis, a single genomic window includes:
- the lptE gene encoding LPS assembly lipoprotein LptE, with the protein MNRTLAAAALALSTLALSACAGFTPLYGRPGVGVGLSSIETVAAQGRGGYLLREQLDDALAHRQGSPAAYKLMLSVNENRFARGVRLDNTANRYELRMTVNWRLLDAKTGVEAHKGVTEVSVTYDSADQPYAAIAAQNDGQERAAAEVARKIQLDLATWLASRKPA; encoded by the coding sequence ATGAATCGCACCCTGGCAGCCGCCGCTCTGGCCCTCTCGACCCTGGCCCTGTCCGCCTGCGCCGGCTTCACGCCGCTGTATGGCCGCCCGGGCGTCGGGGTCGGTCTCTCCAGCATCGAGACGGTCGCGGCCCAGGGTCGCGGCGGCTACCTGCTGCGCGAGCAGCTTGACGACGCCCTGGCCCACCGTCAGGGCAGTCCGGCCGCCTACAAGCTGATGCTGTCGGTCAACGAGAACCGCTTCGCCCGTGGTGTCCGCCTGGACAACACGGCCAACCGCTACGAGTTGCGGATGACCGTCAACTGGCGCCTGCTGGACGCGAAGACCGGCGTGGAGGCTCACAAGGGCGTCACCGAGGTCTCGGTGACCTACGACTCCGCCGACCAGCCCTACGCGGCCATCGCGGCCCAGAACGACGGCCAGGAACGCGCCGCCGCCGAAGTGGCGCGCAAGATCCAGCTGGACCTCGCCACCTGGCTGGCGAGCCGGAAACCGGCTTAA
- a CDS encoding DUF3576 domain-containing protein, protein MERGTMAFERGSVMRGVAAGVLALSMLGMTACASNKPPKTFSTQSDEPGLNPFKRFGRGSKAPTTEGSIGVNGYLWRASLDTLAFMPLASADPYGGVIVTDWYVNPETPAERFKATVYILDTRLRADGLNVTVFKQSKDINGNWIDAPVADQTATDIENAILTRARQLRLSNIKG, encoded by the coding sequence TTGGAGCGAGGTACTATGGCGTTTGAGCGTGGGTCTGTGATGCGCGGCGTCGCCGCGGGCGTCCTGGCTCTGTCGATGCTGGGCATGACCGCATGCGCTAGCAACAAGCCCCCCAAGACGTTTTCCACGCAAAGCGACGAGCCGGGCCTGAACCCGTTCAAGCGCTTCGGCCGCGGCTCCAAGGCGCCGACCACCGAAGGCTCGATCGGCGTCAACGGCTATCTGTGGCGCGCCAGCCTGGACACCTTGGCCTTCATGCCGCTGGCCTCGGCCGACCCGTACGGCGGCGTTATCGTCACCGACTGGTACGTCAACCCCGAGACCCCGGCCGAGCGCTTCAAGGCCACGGTCTACATCCTGGACACCCGCCTGCGCGCCGACGGCCTGAACGTCACGGTGTTCAAGCAGTCCAAGGACATCAACGGCAACTGGATCGACGCCCCGGTCGCCGACCAGACCGCCACCGACATCGAGAACGCGATCCTGACCCGCGCCCGTCAGCTTCGACTTTCGAACATCAAGGGCTAA
- the leuS gene encoding leucine--tRNA ligase, whose translation MARYNPKDTEPKWREAWAKADVFKTGEINDGRPKYYVLEMFPYPSGRIHMGHVRNYAMGDVVARYKRAQGFNVLHPMGWDAFGMPAENAAMERGVHPKGWTYDNIAAMREQLKSLGISVDWSREFATCDPEYYGKQQAWFLRLLKRGLVYRKEASVNWDPVDMTVLANEQVIDGKGWRSGATVEKRKLTQWFLRITDYADDLIEGLKTLDRWPDKVRLMQENWIGRSKGLRFKFQFDGEAPDGMAEGLEVYTTRPDTLFGASFVGIAPEHPLAERLGLENPEVQQFIADCRKGGTSEAEIESAEKLGYDTGLRVKHPLDPSITLPVWIANFILMDYGTGAIFACPAHDQRDLDFARKYDLPVKPVVLPNGEDPATFQVGKEAYVGPGKIFNSEFLDGMDVEAAKAEAVARIEAAGQGQGATVYRLRDWGVSRQRYWGCPIPVIHCADCGVVPVPEDQLPVALPEDVTFDKPGNPLLRHPTWRHTTCPSCGGRAERETDTLDTFIDSSWYFARFADTHAAEPVGKDAADYWLAVDQYIGGVEHAILHLLYARFITRALKDENLLSVEEPFAGLFTQGMVTHEAYKNEAGEWVEPSDVVIAVEGNSRSAKHAKTGAPIVIGDVEKMSKSKKNVVAPEDIFEAYGVDSARLFVMSDSPPERDVQWTNSGVEGSWRFTHRLWNEFDSQPAGDFAHDEADEAALTLRKAAHKLIGFVTDSIEGFRFNSGVARLYEFLNALKAAPAEGASSAVLAARAEALNILARLVAPFTPHLAEEAWAKIGGDGMVVNAPWPKADPALAADDERILPIQINGKRRGEIKVKAGAAEDEVQKIALADPNVMAHLEGVTVRKVIVVKDRIVNIVAN comes from the coding sequence ATGGCCCGCTACAATCCCAAAGACACCGAGCCCAAGTGGCGTGAAGCCTGGGCGAAGGCCGACGTCTTCAAGACCGGCGAGATCAACGACGGCCGTCCGAAATACTACGTCCTCGAGATGTTCCCGTATCCGTCGGGCCGCATCCACATGGGCCACGTCCGCAACTACGCCATGGGCGACGTCGTGGCCCGCTACAAGCGCGCCCAGGGCTTCAACGTGCTGCACCCGATGGGCTGGGACGCCTTCGGCATGCCGGCCGAGAACGCGGCCATGGAGCGCGGCGTCCACCCCAAGGGCTGGACCTACGACAACATCGCCGCCATGCGCGAGCAGCTGAAGTCGCTGGGCATCTCGGTCGACTGGTCCCGCGAGTTCGCCACCTGCGACCCGGAATACTATGGCAAGCAGCAGGCTTGGTTCCTGCGCCTGCTGAAGCGCGGCCTGGTCTATCGCAAGGAAGCCTCGGTCAACTGGGACCCGGTCGATATGACCGTCCTGGCCAACGAACAGGTCATCGACGGCAAGGGCTGGCGTTCGGGCGCGACGGTCGAGAAGCGCAAGCTGACCCAGTGGTTCCTGCGCATCACCGACTACGCCGACGACCTGATCGAGGGGCTGAAGACCCTGGACCGCTGGCCCGACAAGGTTCGCCTGATGCAGGAGAACTGGATCGGCCGCTCCAAGGGCCTGCGCTTCAAGTTCCAGTTCGACGGTGAAGCGCCCGACGGCATGGCCGAGGGGCTGGAGGTCTACACCACCCGCCCCGACACCCTGTTCGGCGCCAGCTTCGTCGGCATCGCGCCCGAGCACCCGCTGGCCGAGCGCCTGGGCCTGGAAAATCCCGAGGTCCAGCAGTTCATCGCCGACTGCCGCAAGGGCGGCACCTCGGAAGCCGAGATCGAGAGCGCCGAGAAGCTGGGCTACGACACCGGCCTGCGGGTCAAGCACCCGCTGGACCCGTCGATCACCCTGCCCGTCTGGATCGCCAACTTCATCCTGATGGACTACGGCACCGGCGCGATCTTCGCCTGCCCGGCTCACGACCAGCGCGACCTGGACTTCGCCCGCAAGTACGACCTGCCGGTCAAGCCGGTGGTGCTGCCCAATGGCGAGGATCCGGCGACCTTCCAGGTCGGCAAGGAGGCCTATGTCGGCCCCGGCAAGATCTTCAATTCCGAGTTCCTGGACGGCATGGACGTCGAGGCCGCCAAGGCCGAGGCCGTCGCCCGCATCGAGGCGGCCGGCCAGGGCCAGGGCGCGACGGTCTATCGCCTGCGCGACTGGGGCGTCTCGCGCCAGCGCTATTGGGGCTGCCCGATCCCGGTCATCCACTGCGCCGACTGCGGCGTCGTGCCCGTGCCGGAAGACCAGCTGCCGGTCGCCCTGCCCGAGGACGTCACCTTCGACAAGCCGGGCAACCCGCTGCTGCGCCACCCGACCTGGCGCCACACCACCTGTCCGTCCTGCGGCGGCCGCGCCGAGCGCGAGACCGATACGCTGGATACGTTCATCGACAGCAGCTGGTACTTCGCCCGCTTTGCCGACACCCATGCGGCCGAGCCGGTGGGCAAGGACGCGGCCGACTACTGGCTGGCCGTCGACCAGTATATCGGCGGCGTCGAGCACGCGATCCTGCACCTGCTGTACGCCCGCTTCATCACCCGCGCCCTGAAGGACGAGAACCTGCTGTCGGTCGAGGAGCCGTTCGCGGGCCTGTTCACCCAGGGCATGGTCACCCACGAGGCCTACAAGAACGAGGCTGGCGAGTGGGTCGAGCCGTCGGACGTGGTAATCGCCGTCGAGGGCAATTCACGCTCGGCCAAGCACGCCAAGACCGGCGCGCCGATCGTCATCGGCGACGTCGAGAAGATGTCGAAGTCCAAGAAGAACGTCGTCGCCCCCGAGGACATCTTCGAGGCCTACGGCGTCGACAGCGCCCGCCTGTTCGTGATGTCCGACAGCCCGCCCGAGCGCGACGTGCAGTGGACCAATTCCGGCGTCGAGGGGTCGTGGCGCTTCACGCACCGCCTATGGAACGAGTTCGACAGCCAGCCGGCCGGCGACTTCGCCCATGACGAGGCCGACGAAGCGGCCCTGACCCTGCGCAAGGCGGCCCACAAGCTGATCGGCTTCGTCACCGACAGCATCGAGGGCTTCCGCTTCAACAGCGGCGTGGCGCGCCTGTACGAGTTCCTGAACGCCCTGAAGGCCGCTCCGGCTGAAGGCGCGAGTAGTGCCGTCCTGGCGGCCCGCGCCGAGGCCCTGAACATCCTGGCCCGTCTGGTCGCGCCGTTCACCCCGCACCTGGCCGAAGAGGCCTGGGCGAAGATCGGCGGCGACGGCATGGTCGTGAACGCGCCCTGGCCCAAGGCCGATCCAGCCCTGGCCGCCGACGACGAGCGCATCCTGCCGATCCAGATCAACGGCAAGCGTCGCGGCGAGATCAAGGTCAAGGCTGGCGCGGCCGAAGACGAGGTTCAGAAAATCGCTCTGGCGGATCCGAACGTCATGGCTCACCTTGAGGGCGTTACGGTTCGCAAGGTGATCGTGGTCAAGGACCGCATCGTCAACATCGTGGCCAACTGA
- a CDS encoding thiamine phosphate synthase: protein MDGNVSELEVLSSAAAAFPPRTARGRPLPALLFFTDPARVSNPEAVAERLPRGAGIVFRAFGAADAVDQGRRLRAVADARGLLLLVGAHAGLAEGIGADGLHMPERLVGEIPRLRAEHGRWLITVAAHDAEAVRAAERAGADAVVVSPVFPSNSPSAGAPLGIEGLGGLVAASSLPVYALGGIRARTVTALSGSGIVGIAAVEALAG, encoded by the coding sequence TTGGACGGGAACGTGAGCGAACTGGAAGTCCTGTCTAGTGCGGCGGCGGCCTTTCCGCCAAGGACCGCGCGCGGCCGACCCCTGCCCGCCCTGCTGTTCTTCACCGATCCGGCGCGGGTTTCGAACCCCGAGGCCGTGGCCGAGCGCCTGCCGCGCGGCGCGGGGATCGTGTTCCGAGCCTTCGGCGCGGCGGACGCCGTCGACCAGGGCCGCCGCCTACGGGCCGTCGCCGATGCGCGCGGCCTTCTGCTGCTGGTCGGCGCCCATGCCGGTTTGGCCGAGGGGATCGGCGCCGACGGCCTGCACATGCCCGAACGCCTGGTCGGCGAGATCCCGCGCCTGCGGGCCGAGCACGGGCGCTGGCTGATCACCGTCGCCGCCCATGACGCGGAGGCTGTTCGGGCCGCCGAGCGCGCCGGGGCCGACGCGGTCGTCGTTTCACCGGTCTTTCCCAGCAACAGCCCCTCGGCGGGCGCGCCGCTGGGGATCGAAGGTCTGGGCGGTCTGGTCGCGGCCTCGTCCCTGCCCGTCTACGCGCTGGGCGGCATACGCGCGCGCACGGTCACGGCGCTGAGCGGCAGCGGAATCGTTGGGATCGCGGCGGTCGAGGCGCTCGCCGGCTGA
- a CDS encoding NtrZ family periplasmic regulatory protein: MVAKRFFLAGAAALILTGSAATAFAQAKPHAVAPDFSVKNDFTSAAAGVQYPQDDKRTLRWDAKKGRWGLKLDLDQPSSREMEMQDVQAGAYFKVTPSIRVGGAVSLGESNPALAARKAQQPEAAPRVRLETAFKF, translated from the coding sequence ATGGTCGCGAAGCGTTTCTTCTTGGCGGGGGCTGCCGCGCTGATCCTGACGGGGTCGGCGGCGACGGCGTTCGCCCAGGCCAAGCCTCACGCCGTCGCGCCCGATTTCTCGGTCAAGAACGACTTCACCAGCGCCGCCGCGGGCGTCCAGTATCCGCAGGACGACAAGCGCACCCTGCGCTGGGACGCCAAGAAGGGCCGCTGGGGCCTGAAGCTGGACCTCGACCAGCCTTCCAGCCGCGAAATGGAAATGCAGGACGTTCAGGCCGGCGCCTATTTCAAGGTGACCCCCTCGATCCGCGTCGGCGGCGCCGTCAGCCTGGGCGAATCCAATCCCGCCCTGGCCGCCCGCAAGGCCCAGCAGCCCGAAGCCGCCCCGCGCGTGCGTCTGGAAACCGCCTTCAAGTTCTAG
- the holA gene encoding DNA polymerase III subunit delta, with protein sequence MILSKRPDVERFLREPTPDIRAVVIYGKDRGVVRDRANALAKRVVERPDDPFDTAMLTDGDLDADPAKLEDELSAMSLMGGRRLVRLRLGGEKAGPDKQASEALARHVEGQLNPDAFFLVEAGALGRDSLLRKVGEKANGCAVIPCYEDEAGDLARLARDTLANDKVALNSEALDLFVSRLPKERGVARAEIERLALYLGPNSGVTATAADLTDFLGVEPEASLSDAAADAFGGRAGAAQTALRRAAAEGEGGPAAVRAMSYYLGRLRRVLTLHKNGVDLQAAAKAAGVFWKQEREFLRQARGWNLEAILEIQGEILTADRACKTSGSPDQLLAERLALMIAGRARRLGL encoded by the coding sequence ATGATTCTTTCCAAGCGTCCGGACGTCGAACGCTTCCTGCGGGAGCCGACCCCGGACATCCGGGCCGTGGTCATCTACGGCAAGGACCGAGGCGTGGTGCGCGATCGCGCCAACGCCCTGGCCAAGCGCGTGGTCGAACGCCCGGACGATCCCTTCGACACGGCCATGCTGACCGACGGCGACCTGGATGCCGATCCGGCCAAGCTGGAAGACGAGCTGTCGGCCATGTCGCTGATGGGCGGCCGACGCCTGGTGCGCCTGCGCCTGGGCGGCGAAAAGGCCGGACCCGACAAGCAGGCGTCCGAAGCCCTGGCCCGCCATGTCGAGGGCCAGCTGAACCCCGACGCCTTCTTCCTGGTCGAGGCCGGGGCCCTGGGCCGCGACTCTCTGCTGCGCAAGGTCGGCGAGAAGGCCAATGGCTGCGCCGTCATCCCCTGCTACGAGGACGAGGCGGGTGATCTGGCGCGTCTGGCCCGCGACACCCTGGCCAACGACAAGGTGGCCCTGAACAGCGAGGCGCTGGACCTGTTCGTCTCGCGCCTGCCCAAGGAGCGTGGCGTGGCCCGGGCCGAGATCGAGCGCCTGGCCCTGTACCTGGGCCCCAACAGCGGCGTCACGGCCACGGCGGCCGACCTGACGGATTTCCTCGGCGTCGAGCCCGAGGCCTCGCTCAGCGACGCAGCGGCCGACGCGTTCGGCGGCCGGGCCGGCGCGGCCCAGACCGCCCTGCGCCGCGCGGCGGCCGAGGGCGAAGGCGGGCCGGCCGCCGTCCGGGCCATGAGCTATTATCTGGGCCGCCTGCGCCGGGTGCTGACCCTGCACAAGAACGGCGTCGACCTGCAGGCGGCCGCCAAGGCCGCCGGTGTGTTCTGGAAACAGGAGCGCGAGTTCCTGCGCCAAGCGCGCGGCTGGAACCTGGAAGCCATCCTGGAGATCCAGGGCGAGATCCTGACCGCCGACCGGGCCTGCAAGACCTCCGGCTCACCCGACCAGCTGCTCGCCGAGCGCCTGGCGCTGATGATCGCCGGCCGCGCGCGGCGGCTGGGGCTGTAG